DNA from Rhinatrema bivittatum chromosome 1, aRhiBiv1.1, whole genome shotgun sequence:
TCTGAGGCAGAGTTAAGAAACATCCCCACTGTGAAACAGCATGGGGTACTGctaccctcaaaggaggagggcaAATTTCAGCCCCTAATTTTACTCAGATAGTTGTCCAActaaactcttttgaaaattgccctggggggagggggtatttttcaaagccatttccttaaataaaacagaaatgggCTTCTTCAACATTACCCACCCAATATGCTGTCAAAATTATGCATGCAAGGCCTATGTGCATGTGCTTTTTACCCTCAACATATGGAGAGGAGTTTTTATGGGCAGGGTTGGGGGCagagtttgaaattatgtgcttagttttctgaaaaaaaaaaaaaaaaaaaaggtatgcacACACAttggcaggtgtaaatgtgtgcatggagCTGGCTCTAGGCTAGCGGATGCCCTATGCAAAAACTGCACCCTACTTTACCCCTCAGTCTTCTAGctgccaactgactccctcacaggatttttTGCTTCGGATgtacttgaaaagtttttattagtttgtactTCGGTGGTaagcatcttttcaaattctctaagGACCTGctttcaaaaagcatttacacactttttaaaattaggttttacacctataaatgcattttactcgAAAGTggacttttcaaaattgctacaatatatgcctttgaatttgtccataggattttctcATGTAAGCGCACCTTAaacgagtaaatggcttttgaaaattgctgcgatagTGTGTGACATTTTTGCGCGTCGTTCCTCTGAAAGTTACCTCCTTAGCCTGTCTGATTACTTTTTTTAAAACATCTGATTTCTAGTGCTTATGCTGTTCCCTGTTTTCCTCAGTTGGGTCTACTTTccatttttgaatgatgcccttttgccTTTTATTGCCTCTTTCACTTCAGTATGAAACTACACCAGCAGTCAATTGGGTTTCCTtcgacctttttttttaatgcatggaatatgttTTGTCTGGGCCTCACGGGTGGTAATTTTAAAAACTGTCCTCACCttctgcaagtttttaaccttgtgaatttctcgttttaggtcttttttttttttctaacatatTTAGCATAGTCTCCATTTTTATACTTAAATGCTACGGAAGTAGTATTTGCCTCCACTGATGATGCCAGATATTATTACATTATGATCGCTTGTGGCTATGCGGATtcaccacctttatctcttgcaccacaTGCCATTGAGAACGAGATCTTCTATGGTTCCCCCCACCATTGGTTCCATGCATGTTTTACCTCCCTTCATGCCCTGATGTGACCTTTACCCAATCAGTGCTCAGATAATTGTGTTACCCATTTTACTAGCTAGTCTAATCCCTGCTAGCATGTCATAGTCcttttcctcatcctggccaggcagGCAGTAATACAGTATATGCCCACTACTATGTGATTCCTCTGTACACTTTCTGaccataaggattccagagtgcagttttttttcttacacaacttttatcctgcttgactctatgccatcctttgCATATAGAACTGACCCATCACCAATTTTATCTGTCCTGTCATCTtgctataatttgtaccctggtgttAGTTTCCCATTGTTtgttccttccaccaggtctccgagATGCCTGTTATGTCTGTAATCTTCCTTTACGCCATATAGTCTAACCCTCTAGTCTTATTTTTCAAACTTCTGTCATTTTcctacaaacattttaaagaaggtatttctatttttatatgtacccacAATCTTCTTATTATCAGATGAATCAGGCAGCTTGGAAACATTTGTAGCTGTACATTGTATATTTAAATGCACCTGGactttttcagcttttacaaccacCTCTCTATTGTGACATTCTAACTTAGTTTGCCTGTATCCTTTGCAGAAACCTTCCTCCggaccatgcactgctgagtgactgcctGCTTTCCCccatattctagtttaaaagctgctttttctccttttttttttttttttgttagcaccatcagtctgattccaccctggttgaGGAAGGAGCCCCTCCCATTTGGAAtaggcttccccttccccagaatattCGCCATTACCTAAccaatctaaaaccctcttccctgcactatcgCCATcttcacacattgagactctggagcgcagcctgcttctggggtcctgggcgtggaacagggagcatttctgagagtgcaaccctggaggttctggatttcaattacTTAAActtaaatttagcctccagaacctccctcctgcaccttcctgtgCCATTGGCACACTCATGTACCACAACAAACAGTTCCTCCCCAGTGCTCGCTCAAATCTTGTGCGTGATgtctgctacctttgcaccaggcaggcaaattattTCAAATTGCCTACTACGCTGACTgccctaacccttccttcctggacaTGGACCCCTGGAGATACATTTTTGGCACAAGAGGGTAAAGCATCATTTGGAGGGCTGACCCTAATTACGAGATCACGTCTAGCAACAGCAAGGTGATGGTCTTCTGCCAGGCGACCTTGctcttccaaagcagcacaagggctgctctACTGGAGTTGGAACCactctactgtttcctttctatggggccgatgtaataagatctGCAGCGAAACGGGCGCTAGTTGTGAGCATGGGGTTTTGATCACCATGTGCAGCTAAAGCCGGTGCCTTcgcaggatgtaaaaaaaaaaaaaaaaaattatgcaaatgatttgtgcgcacaaatcagCGCACTCATGAAGAAACGAGTGCACATATGTGTGGTGAGGCCCTATGTAATAAGTGGCTGCATTCGCGCCAATAATCCATGccgaaagtacatgcataaaagcAATGTGGAGAGTGTCTGGGTCTCGCTTTTTAGTGAAATTATGCTCTTGGAATAGGAATAAACTATCTAGCAATTTTACATTATACTTTATTATACAAACTGTTTTCAACTTTACTTATACTTTAATGTGCACACTGTCTCCAGCaatatttatactgtattctaCATAAAAATTATCATAGAACAACTTTTATATAACCCACGGACCATTAACATCTTTTGAACAATGTGTCATAGATCATACAAGCATATCAATAAAAGATATGAAACCTTAAACCCTCATACCCATTCATACCTTACCCCACATTCATACCACACATACTTCAAACCTCACACATTCTCCACAAAATATCATCTAAAACCAATAACCCCATCACATATTAAAACATGTTTCCTGAACATAATGTGCTTAACACTGAAGATTATATACTGTAGTCTGATGAGAACCTCGTTTCACCCCTCACCTCGGGGCGTCATCAGGGATAACACAAATCCTTTTTCATTCATACAACCAAAGATAAATCCCTATGCCTCCTTAACTTCTCCAAACGCTTTCAATAAacatttccttatttatttatttaaagagtcttctataccgatgttagtcgaaacatcacctcggtttacatggaacaaaagcaatggaaattacaagtaacaggggaagggtaaggggtacaaaaacccaataggagagcagagaagcatgggaacaaacaacaagtgaactataatgtcataagaacaaggacatagtcaaattcaggtcgtgatccatcacaattcaatattcatcaagggtgttggggaaaggcttgtttgaatagccaggttttgagctgggctctgaatttggtgatgcaaggttcaagtctgaggtgggttgggagtgagttccagtgcataggtccagcaatggagagcgcccgatcccttgtagctgtgaggtgtgctttctttagagATGGCACATGGAGGaaccctttgttagtggtccttgtcggtcgattcgagcaggcaaattggaggggatctaccagccagttggagtgatgggaatataaggctttatggataatggtcagggatttaaagaggatgcgggagggaatagggagccagtgtaggtccttcagtataggggaaatatggtcatatttgtgagcgttggagagggttctagctacagtgttctgtagcatttggaggggctttaaggaggagtagggtaggccaagtaagagggagttacagtaatccatcttggatggattactgtaactccctcttggGGAGTTACAGTACTGGACGACAGTGCGGATgtcactagcgtgaaggagaggtttcatgttttttaagactttaagtttgaagaaaccctctttgagtatggcactgatatgttttttgaagttcagttgttggtcaattaggacccccaggttccttgcgcagggctgtacatgaggaatcttgatagaGTCAATTGTGAGTGCGGGATTGGTAGGAgggtgatgggatatgaggaggagttcagttttggcagtgtttagagcaaggtggaggttggtaagtaaggagttgatggcagcgaATACTTTCAATGAGTCCTGTTATTCGCATGGGTCCACCTAACATACACCTGTTCTGGTGTGGTGGTCTTACTTTCCCAATCTTAGCTTCAGTCACTTAACCTTCTAATGAGCACGCTCATCATCCCCTTCTCAAGCAAATCTCGCATCACTGTTTTCTCCGGTTAACACACACACGAAATTAATTGTTTCAACACGTAGTCTCATCACAAGCCTTTATCAAAATCTTTTATTTCTCCATGCTTAAACCTTTTCATTGTGTCCCATTACACCATGtgtatggtttaatgggacagaaTTAAAATggttatatattttattctgtggGGAGCGATTAAGAGGTGCCTGAGtgagtgagtttgtgtgtgggaggaagaggggctgaaggtttgcctagggcacctaatactctggTACCGACTCTGAGCCAAGTTGGAGTTGGAttttgtttcctgtgttttaataAGCTGTCTATCTAGTAAAATTTTGCTTTACCTATAtcattgtttaatttgttttattgcttaaAGCAACTTGAGGGTTTGGATGTTACCATTGCAAGAGTAAGTCACAGGAAGTGCAGGACAGTTGGATGTGGGTCTTTGGTTCAGTTTTCCATGTAGTCAAGTTGATCCTTCTTGtaggaatactttttttttttttaaatgtgctgttttACAAAACAAATTAATTGATGTGATGCTGCTTTTGTATTGCAGAGTATAAAGGAGGGGTTTGTATGACACTCCCCCagtttttgccccccccccatgatatTTTCTGTCATCTGTTCTTTCATTATTAGATAAAATTGCAGCTTCTGTTATCCAAGATTGCTTGATTTGTAGTTTTTTTGATAATTTATCATATTGTCGTAAATTATATGAAAGAGTGAAGGGAAGAGGAGAGCCAAAAAGTTACAGCTgcccatgtttgtttgtttatttgtgaatatttatattccactgatcCTATCATTTGTTTCTCTTGGTGAATCACAACAGAAATATAAAATAGCATCCAACCTTTTTATGTAATACTGGACAAAattgtgattatttttttttttttttttttttgcgatctGATGTTAGGATGTGATTTCATTAAACAGTTCAAACAACATGCATTTTTTGGAATTCTTGCATTCCTAAAACAGTTACGTGAAAAAGTCAACAAACTTACCATGTACTGTCTAGGTAAACAATTATAAACTTCAGCGTGTGCTTCTAAGGCAATGATACATTATCAAAGAGAATGACACTCAAGGCCTGTAATGAgacaaagcaacattttttttttatggtgggggggagggagaaggaagtaAAACTTGATCTATTATTTAGAGTGTAAGGTTTAATTTTAAATAGGGCTTGGTGGCTCTTTTCTGTTGATATTATATAATACGCTAGAACATTCAGGGAAAGTGAAAGACAATGGAAACTCTTCTGTTGAATAAGTGATACCTAGAGTATTTACTGGAATGTCCATAATCTCATGAATTAATTTGCCTGAAAACAAATGAGGATTCTCTGTATAGCTTTGAAActcctatttgttttattctGATAGTCAATGGCCATATCCATACTATTGCTATTTTTGCAATCATTGTTCACTTGCAAATTATAATGAAGCTCAAACATCATTGTCTCGTACACAGGTTCTTCTGAGAGCCACTGACGTCAAACTGATGCACCAGCTGCTCATCATCAATGAAAGCATTGAGTCCATCAAGTGGATAATTGAAGAGAAAGGCATCATAACTAGCAGGGGCAGCAGTTTAAGCGGCAGCCTGTGCAGCTTGTTGGAGAGTCAAGACACATCGTTTCGGGGGAGTTACAACAGCTTACAGGACTGCAGTGATGGAATGGATGGAATATCGGTGGGGAGTTATCTGGATACCTTGGCAGATGATGTCCCCGGTCATTGCACCCCTTCTGATTTGGACCAGTTTAGCGATGCACATCTTATAGGAAATTCCATAGATAGCCAGTCCTTTCACAAGCGTAATAAAAATGATTCAGACGAGTACTACTGTTTTGGTTAACAAAAAGTTGTTAAAAATGGAACTTGTGGGCACATAATTTGTACTTATTCCCTTTCTTGCTGCTATCTTATGCTTTGTGGCTTGAATTCATTTGAACTTTAAGTTggtaaggaaaaaaggaaaaccttTTGGAAGTTAAATACTTTAACTGGCATTAGGAGGTTTTTATATATTGCTTGAAAAATATTAATTGAAACTCTACTTTGTGGACAAATATAAGATCAAAAGAATGCAGCTCTGAGAAGAAGGTATTCTGAACCTAACTATTGTCCTTTCTGTTTCTTACTCTGAGTATTTTTCTTCTGTATGTTTTCTTAATTTATTGCtgtaattattttctttattttaaaatgccaCACTGCAGTTCCCAGATTAAGAAAACAAGCATCATTTCTAAATCATCAGGGATTCATTTACAAGTAATTGTCATTTTCCTGTTTGACAATAAAACTGCCTATAATCCCTGTATCTTGCAGTTCTCATTCTTTAACAACCTTTAACATAAATATTTGTCATATTCAGAAAGCCACTTGGATGAACAGAATTGGAATGGGCATTTTTCTATGTTGTATCTCAATGTGTGAACCTTGTGTACTGTCAAATGCATAGTATTATATATAATAGTATCTTAGATATTCTTGCTAAGGAGAAACCAACCTAAAGGTTTCGatgattgcattttttttattatattttatgttgtaATAAAAGATATGGCATTAAAATAGGTGAAAATGGGCAGATGAGCTAACAATTGTATTATACTGTATAAAGAATTGTAGATACAATATAAAGTGTGACTTTGACCTTTGTATAAACCAAAGACACTGATCAAGAATAATGGAAAATGAATTTATAAATGGTGAAAGTCAAGTTATCTGTACCCTGTCCATACTGAACCCGTGTTTTGGTAATGTGCCACATATAGTAGACCAATTCTATTTCAGATCTATGTTACTAAAGCAAATGTCAACAGGCAGGCCTTTTAGTGGCAGACAATGAATAAGGTCTTTCttggaatgttttgttttttttcaatttcttgaTTAATCACATTTGTAAAACAGCGAtgtacaagtaaaaaaaaaaaaaaaaaaccaaatatgcTAACATTAATTATATTATACCATAATAAACAAGAGaactaaatatacaataaaaatgtgCTAACATTGACAGCTAAAACATATCATGATAAAACTAAACAAATGgctaaacatgaaaaaaacaagtTGTGAAATCAGAAATCCTAGTAAAAAGCAAGTAAATGGCAACAAAACGGGAGaaataaaattactaaattaaAATGAATTAACTAGATAAAGCTTTGATAGAATTCCTAAGATTAGATAAATTAAGTGAAAAGCTTTGAGAGAGAGATGTCTTGAGAGCCTTTtgctattttaaataatttttctcaATTCTTATGTATAGCAGCAGTGAGTTCAAAAAAACTaggggctcaaaaaaaaaaaaatctccctcgtATTCTCAAAACATATCTCCCTCAGTGAAGCCAGCACTAAAAATTCTTTCTGGGACAATTGTAGAAAGAGAGTTGATAACTAAGGGACATGAGCATGGAGAGAGAGGAATATGCTCCCCAATGTAGACCTTTGAAAGCATTGGATACAAAAATCTAATATGGTGAAATAGAGGGTTAAGTGTTAAACCTTGTCATGCACAGGTAGTCCTCTTCCAAAAGTCTGACACATCTAAGTGTGCTATAAGCCAGTCATAATAGGTACTACCGGCAATATTTGCCTTCTTTTGCCTTATAATTAATCATCGGCTTTTTATACACCACtcttttatatatacattttttatatatttttttatgcaagtaaaaactTATCTTAAAGTCCTTCTGTATATTTGAGTACTTCTTAAAGTCCATCAAAATCTCATACTGGGTGTATTTCAAACGAACTGCTTCAGGGGGCCGACAAGACCTTCATCATAATGGTTCTTTGCACTTCTTAGTATTGCGCAATAATCCATCTAAAAGAATATGTGCACATGAACATCTCTGCAAAATCTATACAGTAGCGCACCACAAAGCACAACCTTCTTAGGCTTACGTGCTGTGGCGACATCGAGTATTTGGTGCCATAATGCAACCGGAAGTTCAAGACCTGTGACATCAAATATATAATGAACCAGAAATGAATTCCTAAACAATTTAGGTATTTAGGTTTTTAGATTTTAGCATTTTAAATAATAGAATACCGTTCAAGCTCAAGATTTAGACCTTGTGGGGCTTCTGTACTTGAAGTAAAAATCCAAATTGTTCTTGAGTAAGGAGATAGAGCTCATGAGCACGTCCCGGTGGGGGGAAATATTATAAAATACCCCATCTGAGATCCTGAAAAGCATGATTATGTTCAATACAGTCTGCCACCAAAAGGGCTTGAATCCTTTGATTTTTAATGCAGTTTTATGTTCTATAAGTCTGGTTTTAATTTTCCTCTTAGGCTTTCCAACATAAAGCTTCTGGCACGGACAAATGAGGTAATATACTACAACCGTagtttggcaatcttttcttgaGAACAGATGAATAGCTCGGTTGTAACCTGGAATCCTGATGTCTTGTCCTGTGATGGCAAGTGAACAAATAGCACAAGCATCACCAGAAAAAAGTCCCATttgtgaaatatttaaaatttgtttattTGGAATTGAGACATCAGATTTCACTATCCAGTCCCGACTATTTTTCCCCCTAGTGTACACTACAACTGGTAGTGCTTCAAAAAATGGTGCAGCTGTAAAATGTTCCAATGTCTGAAGATAATGGAAGAAACGGTAGAAGCCAGATGAGAGTAAAGTAGCAcatgttaatttattttcttcagtgTGTGTTGAAACGCGTAGAAGCCATGTGCGTTCAGTGTTTTAAGCCCGATTATATGCTTTCCTAATGCTGCAAAAAGGATACCCTCTGCAAAGAAATCTGACACTCAGATCTTGGGCTTGCTTATTAAATTCCTCTTTAGTGGAACAAATGCGACGTAATCTGAGAAATTGTCCTATTGGCAAATTATGTCAtagataaaagggatggaaactAATAAAATGTAACAATGTGTTTCTCGAGCTAATAAAGAGTGGAGGAGATGAGCGGTATACAGTTAGGTAAACACCATAGGAGAGGGTATAGTCGGGTAAAGGTTCATGGATCCAATTTTAAAGTATTCAATAAATCAAACTTGAGATCAACACAGTCTTCATTTATTAAGTGACATTTTTGCAGAGAGGTCTTTCTCCATGGCTTAGTGCTGTGTAATATGTTAGTGTTTTGTAATTAGGATATCCAGGTAAGACATCTGGTGAAAATTGAAGTTATGAGTGAATTATAAATGAGGATGAAGAATGTTGAGCCAGACAAAGAATTGTTCAAGATGTTCTACAGTCAAAGTCCATAAGAAAAAATGTTGTCAATATATTGAAGCCATATAacaatatgtttaaaaatttGTGATTTGTACAAGTAAGTATCTTCAAAGCAAGTTTTATACAAACTGGCTATACTTGGGGCCATGGTGGCTCCCTTTGCTGCTCCTTGTTGTAAATAAAATttgtccatgaatgaaacataataattttttaaactaTGGTAGCCAGTCACATTATGAAATCGGAAGGTGTACTGGATGCTTTTCTAAGGTCTTTTGCATTATTTGGAGTGTCTGATCGTGGCGGATATTTGTGTAAAGcacactacataagaacataagaaattgccatactgggtcagagcaagggtccatcacgcccagcatcctgttttcaacagtggccaatccaggccataagaacctggcaagtacccaaaaactaaatctcatgctactgatgcttgcTAGTAagagtagtggctattttctaagtcaacttgattaatagcaggtaatagacttctcatctaagaacttatccaaaacgtttttaaacccagctgtaccaactgcactaaccacatcctgtggcatcaaattccagagtttaattgtgtgttgagtgaaaaagaacgttctccgattagttttaaatgtgccacatgctaacttcatggagtgccccctggtccttctattatctgaaagagtaaataaccaattcacatttacctgttctagacctctcatgattttaaagacctctatcatatcccccctcagctgtctcgtctccaagctgaacagccctaccctcttcagcctttcctcataggggagctgttccattccctttatcattttggtcacccttctctgtaccttctccatcacaactatatcttttctgagatgcggtgaccagaattctacacagtactcaaggtgcggtcttaccccgagcctattttgtataggcttggcagcgcgctCGCAAGCCCCGAGATACACGTAtctcccagggctttcaaaaatgggcggtccgggggtgttccCAAGACCTCCAGCGCAgaggccgtgccggaggttcgctCGTCGGCATctggctggcgcacgcaagttacgcctgccttgcgCAAGCATAACTTTGACAacacaaggtgggggggggggggggatttaggtagggctggggggaggtggaaggaaagttccctccgaggctgccccAATTTTGGAGCGTCTCAGAGGggatggaggaaggctgcgcggcttggcgcacacaagttgcacagttgtgcacccccttgcgcgcactgatcctggattttataacatgcgtggctgcgcacgcacgttataaaatcaggtgtagatttgtttgcgccgggttgcgtgaacaaatctacgcccatgcgcaggttttaagatctgccccagggccattatgacactttccattttattcaccattcccttcctaatagggatgtgactcgttttttgacgatttaaaatatcgtccgatatttttttaaatcgtcattaatcgttaaagagtgcaatacaatagaaattccatcgatttatcgtgaaaaaatcattaatcgggttagtgcacactaatgggagttaggacacaacctaaaaacccaccctgaccctttaaaaccgctcccttagcctctaccaccctcccgacccccccccccccccaaaaaaaaagttttaaaattacctggtggtccagtggcccCGGGAGCaacctcccgctctcgggccgtctgctgccactaataaaaattagggatgtgaatcgtgtcctcgatcgtcttaacgatcgatttcggctgggagggggagggaatcgtattgttgccgtttgggggggtaaaatatcgtgaaaaatcgtgaaaaatcaaaaaatcgcaaaaccggcacattaaaacccacccccgaccctttaaattaaatcccccaccctcccgaacccccccccccaaatgagttaaataacctgcgggtccagcggcggtccggaacgggctcctgctcctgaatcttgttgtcttcagccggcgccattttccaaaatggcgccgaaaaatggcggcggccatagacgaacacgattggacggcaggaggtccttccggacccccgctggacttttggcaagtctcgtgggggtcaggaggccccccacaagctggccaaaagttcc
Protein-coding regions in this window:
- the LURAP1L gene encoding leucine rich adaptor protein 1-like, whose product is MEEASLPDLRDIEIKLGRKVPESLLRSLREEPCGRLKEAGREDRPAFAQGPGALQRSSALERLETKIHLLKQEMVLLRATDVKLMHQLLIINESIESIKWIIEEKGIITSRGSSLSGSLCSLLESQDTSFRGSYNSLQDCSDGMDGISVGSYLDTLADDVPGHCTPSDLDQFSDAHLIGNSIDSQSFHKRNKNDSDEYYCFG